One region of Candidatus Electrothrix rattekaaiensis genomic DNA includes:
- a CDS encoding DUF6174 domain-containing protein, whose amino-acid sequence MKIVQLVVLAAIVSLLGCAHLPSTGNPDGDALNKNRILWKNANLSNYTYTYKRMCFCPQEEDIVVTVQYGNVTAASYYPSHNPVLPERLDGLFTVEELFQVIQKAITNEVAQLDVTYNAELGYPESIFIDVDKQMTDEEMTHLISNLHSTNLHSSNYGMKVHIMK is encoded by the coding sequence ATGAAGATTGTTCAACTCGTTGTCCTGGCTGCAATTGTCTCACTTCTTGGCTGCGCCCATTTGCCCTCTACAGGCAATCCAGATGGGGATGCCCTGAACAAGAATCGTATCCTGTGGAAAAACGCGAATCTCTCAAACTACACCTACACCTATAAAAGGATGTGCTTTTGCCCGCAGGAGGAAGATATCGTGGTGACGGTACAATACGGTAACGTCACAGCAGCATCTTATTATCCTAGTCATAATCCTGTTTTGCCCGAACGACTTGACGGTCTGTTCACCGTTGAAGAGCTGTTTCAGGTTATTCAGAAGGCCATAACAAATGAGGTAGCCCAGCTGGACGTAACCTATAATGCGGAGTTAGGGTACCCGGAGAGTATATTTATTGATGTTGATAAACAGATGACAGATGAGGAAATGACGCATTTAATCAGTAATCTGCATTCAACTAACCTGCATTCAAGCAACTATGGAATGAAAGTCCATATAATGAAGTAA